The following are encoded together in the Helicobacter pylori genome:
- the dps gene encoding DNA starvation/stationary phase protection protein produces the protein MKTFEILKHLQADAIVLFMKVHNFHWNVKGTDFFNVHKATEEIYEGFADMFDDLAERIVQLGHHPLVTLSEALKLTRIKEETKTSFHSKDIFKEILEDYKHLEKEFKELSNTAEKEGDKVTVTYADDQLAKLQKSIWMLQAHLA, from the coding sequence ATGAAAACATTTGAAATTTTAAAACATTTGCAAGCGGATGCGATCGTGTTGTTTATGAAAGTGCATAACTTCCATTGGAATGTGAAAGGCACGGATTTTTTCAATGTGCATAAAGCCACTGAAGAAATTTATGAAGGGTTTGCGGATATGTTTGATGATCTCGCTGAAAGGATCGTTCAATTGGGACACCATCCCTTAGTCACTTTATCCGAAGCGCTCAAACTCACTCGTATTAAAGAAGAAACTAAAACGAGCTTCCACTCTAAAGACATCTTTAAAGAAATTCTAGAGGACTACAAACACCTAGAAAAAGAATTTAAAGAGCTCTCTAACACCGCTGAAAAAGAAGGCGATAAAGTAACCGTAACTTATGCGGACGATCAATTAGCCAAGTTGCAAAAATCCATTTGGATGTTGCAAGCCCATTTGGCTTAA
- a CDS encoding DUF2018 family protein: protein MRDYSELEIFEGNPLDKWNDIIFHASKKLSKKELERLLELLALLETFIEKEDLEEKFESFAKALRIDEELQQKIESRKTDIVIQSMANILSGNE from the coding sequence ATGAGAGATTACAGCGAGCTTGAAATTTTTGAGGGAAACCCCTTAGACAAGTGGAATGACATTATTTTTCATGCGAGTAAAAAGCTTTCTAAAAAAGAGTTAGAAAGGCTTTTAGAGCTTCTGGCTCTCTTGGAAACTTTTATAGAAAAAGAAGACTTAGAAGAAAAGTTTGAATCTTTCGCTAAAGCTTTAAGAATTGATGAAGAGTTGCAACAAAAAATAGAGAGCAGAAAAACAGACATTGTGATCCAATCCATGGCGAATATTCTTAGCGGGAATGAATGA